In Nitrospira sp., the sequence CGGTGCTGCGGCTGTTGACGTCGTTGAAGATGTCCTATGAAGCTGCCAAGAAACGAGCGAAGCCCTATAACAGGATTGTCGGGGGGCTAGCGGAGATGCGACGGGACACGGTGGAGTTTGTGCAAAGGGCAATAGCCGATAACCGGCGAGCCTCCGTGATCGTGAACAATCGATATGAGGGGATTCCTTGTTAACGATTCAGGCCTGAAGAATGTGCTGCAAGGCGGAGAGCAGTGACCACTTGTCGACCTTCAGCGTGTGTCTGTCCCGCCGCAGGAAAACTACGAAAGATTTTTCTCTTCGACGGTGATGTCCCTATACTTCGAAATCTGAATTCGCTTCCCGGGATTCTGATGGACTTTCTTAATGACCTTGTCTTCTACGAATCGCCGCAACTCCTCGATGGAAATGTGACCGGCTAGAAACTCCTCGTTCATGACAAGGTGCCAGGACACCTTGCCGATGTCACTGCTAAAGATAAATGTCGGTCTCATATTCTGACTGAACTTCACGTCTACAAATTGCTTTTCGAGACATTCCCGTATGGTCCGAATTGTGACCGGATCAATTCCACCGTTACCACTGTCCATGGATTTTGCCATCACTTATCCAGATAATTGTTCTGACCAAAATGCTGACGCGGCCACTTGCGCAGGGAGGGCTCCTCATACTGTGTGGGGCGAGCTCCGATTACTTCCCCTTCGGCAGCTGTCCCTTCTTTTCCAGTTCCGCCCAGTGCGCCTCGACCAGTTGGACTATATAGGCCTTAACCGAAAGGCATTCAAGCGCCGCCCCAATCTTAGCTTTAACGACTGCATCGCGAGGCAGTCTCTCTCTGGTCCGACTCAGCTCAATCTGCCGCCCAATGTAACACCCCAATAACACCAGGCGGAAGACCCCATCCGAGGTTGCGTCATATACCGCTACCGCCCGCCATATAGAGCCCTCCACGACTAGCATGATCTGTCCACGATATGGCAGCGGGCCAGTAAGCCTCCAGCCTGGGCATGGTTACAGTATGACGAGCTAAGGTCAAGATGGTAGAACTGAGGAGGGAATGGACCGAGTATACTTCTAGGTTTGTCCGTTGATCCTTGTGGGTGGAGTTTCCTACAATACCGGCCACTGCCACTCATTACCTAGTGTATTAGCACATGAGCAAATTGAGCTTGGACGTTGAAGAACATGGGTAGTCCCAAGGACCGAGTACTCCTAAGAACACAGAGGAATTACTTGTTCACCCGGCTACAAGAACGGAGCTTCTCCCCATCCGATTTTGAGCTTACGGAGAAGTCGAACGATGCTTGTCTGCGCCATCGTTCAACAGACTACTTCTTTATCATTGAAATCAATTATAGCGGAGAGTACTCAGCGTCCTTCTCGCCTGGTGAAAATATAATCAAAGAAGTCAGACCAAGCCTTAACTGGATGGGGGTTGAAATCCACTTCACGAGATGGATGGACAATCTTAAGGAGGAAATTGAGGCACTGGACTTATGGGCAGCTATTTCAAGTGATACCCAACTAATAAAATCTGCCTCCGATCAGGACAACCGACCGTTCACACCCGACGAACAGATTCAGTTTAAGAAGGCTCTTAACGAGATCAAAGCCTATCTCATCAAGAGCCACAGCCTCACTGGTGCTAGGCTCGAAACTATTGAAGGTCGATTGAGCTACCTGGAAGAAGCTGTCACACGAATGGGACGAAAGGATGCCATTCACATTGCCATAGGTGTGCTTGCGAATATCGCCACTGGACTAGCACTAGATGCTAGCAGTACCCGTGAGCTTTTTCAGTTCGCAGGACAAATCTTCAAACAGCTTCTTGGAACAGTGCTGTATTTGGCCGGACCACATTGAAAGTATCTTCCATGACCACCACGCCACACCAACAACCTTTACACTCGCTGATTACGTTGAACTCCATCATCTATTTTCTGATGGTGATATCACGAAATCAACAAAGGCAGAACTGGAACGTTTTGCCGTCATGCCATCTCGCCCAGACGCACACGTTAAGTTTGGTTGGACTAGGGCGTGTCATCAATTAAGCCATGTCATCGAAGCAGCGAGATAGATGGCACCGAGGAAATTGGCGGCGCGTTTATCATAGCGGGTGGCGATGGCACGGAATTGCTTGAGTCTCGCGAAAAAGTTCTCGATCAGATGGCGGGCTCGGGAGAGGTCTTGATCGTATTCACGTGGGGTTGTTCTGTTGGATTTGGGTGGGATGACGATGGTCTTCCCTGCTTTTCGCAGCGGTTCAATCACCCGTTCATCGGCATCGAAGGCTTTATCGGCGATGACGGTATCCGCCTCAATGCCGGGTAGCAAGACATCGGCGCCCTCCAGATCATGCGCCTGTCCTGGGGTGAGATGAAACCCGGTCGGATTACCCAGCGCGTCACAGGTGGCGTGGATTTTCGTGGTCAGGCCCCCCTTGCTGCGTCCGATGGCTTCCTGCACTTGGTGCCCCCTTTTGCCCCAGCGCTGTGCTGGTGGGCACGGACGATGGTGGAATCGATCATCGCGTATTCATTGTCGAGATCCTCGGCCAGACGCGCAAACACCCGTTGCCAGACGCCGCGTCGACTCCAGCGCGTATGGCGCGTGTGGATCACTCGGAAATCTCCGAACCGCTCCGGCAGATCCCGCCACGGGATTCCCGCGCGATACCGGAACAACACCGCTTCCACAAATAGCCGGTTGTCCTGCGCGGTCACCCCCACCGTGCCTTCACGCCCAGGCAACAGGGTTTCAATCTTCTCCCACTGGTCATCCCGCAACCCGTACCGTCTCACCATCCGCAGGCCCCTCCTTCGGCCTGGGACGGAGTGAATCACACCACGATGGCTTTGTGAACCTAGAAAATTAATTGATGACACGCCCTAGTTTTCCTCAGGTGTGTGAAACCGTCCGAACGCTTCTGATGGTCCGCTTGAGGTTTGGGCACATGGGGAGAAGGAACACCGGGTAAGTCCGCTGTCGCTCGGGGCAGCTCCGTGTACAGTCCCTCCCATCGATCCATTCGATCCTGGCGTAGTTCTGCTTGACTCTCAGTAATCTCCTACACAGTCGGCCATACTCGGCTGAATCGTGATCGAGAAGTGGGAGACCAGCTGACTTTAGTAACTCATCTGCTTCCTTCTCAATTCGGCTAAAGTCATTCGAAAGTAAGTTATCTGCCGCGTCTTCTAGTTGATCGTGAAGGACAAGAAAGACTCCTACGTTGGTCATCTGAGATGGGACGCAAGCTTGCACGATAGTCCTCTGCCTCTTCAAGAGGCGTATCCAGCCAGCGAGCTATGAGGCAATCAATTTGTTCTGGGGTCATCGAATGTCCATGTCTTTTGAGCGTGAGGAAGACCCGCTTCGCTTGACTTTCCAACAGGTGAGCACGCCAACGAGCCTCTTCTTTGTTAAGAGTCTTGAGGCTTCTCAAGACCTCTGCACGACCATGGAAGAATGGCCGAAGAGCCTTCGGAATCCAGATGCGATGATAGAGGGATTTGCGTTTGCGAGAAAGAAAAACAGTAAACATGGCTGCCTCCTTGGACTGTAGATTTGGCTACAGTTCTCAAGAAGGCTGTCTGTGAATCGGCTCTGGTGGGCGATCAGGGGATGGTTGGTGCCGAAGCCTGGATTATATCAGGGAGGGTTGCCGAAGTTATTGATAATATCGGCAATCCTCTCAATCCCCTCAGCAGCAGCTCGGCTCATTTGTTTCTCTTTGTCTGTCTTTGTTGCTCTCTCCATCGATCTGTCGATAAAACTAACACCCTAATAACACCTGGCGGAGCCCCCCGGGCCTTTGTCGGTTGGCGGGGCGCCTCTTGGAGTCCTCTAGGACATAGCCATTCATCCATAGCGTTACTGTTCCCAGACAGGAGTGATCTCCAAAACGCAAATGAAGCCCCCTAG encodes:
- a CDS encoding IS5 family transposase (programmed frameshift); this translates as MRRYGLRDDQWEKIETLLPGREGTVGVTAQDNRLFVEAVLFRYRAGIPWRDLPERFGDFRVIHTRHTRWSRRGVWQRVFARLAEDLDNEYAMIDSTIVRAHQHSAGAKGGTKCEAIGRSKGGLTTKIHATCDALGNPTGFHLTPGQAHDLEGADVLLPGIEADTVIADKAFDADERVIEPLRKAGKTIVIPPKSNRTTPREYDQDLSRARHLIENFFARLKQFRAIATRYDKRAANFLGAIYLAASMTWLN